A stretch of the Polaribacter pacificus genome encodes the following:
- a CDS encoding mobile mystery protein A, translating into MRNKKKLLIEQLDQKLANFKDAGMVLIPQKGWVNTIRTTLNMTRDQLGTKLSLTKGAIQKIEEREATGQITINKLKDVGNALNMKFIYGFIPKDGTIESLVNLKAEKLAQKIVLRTNQNMKLEDQGIGDEKLNKTIKELADEIKREMKKSLWD; encoded by the coding sequence ATGAGAAACAAGAAAAAACTGCTCATAGAACAGCTAGACCAAAAATTAGCGAATTTTAAAGATGCAGGAATGGTTCTGATCCCGCAAAAAGGATGGGTAAATACTATTAGAACTACTCTTAATATGACCAGGGACCAATTAGGCACCAAACTTAGCTTAACTAAAGGAGCAATACAAAAAATCGAGGAGCGTGAAGCTACAGGTCAGATAACCATCAATAAATTAAAGGATGTTGGCAATGCTTTGAATATGAAATTTATCTATGGTTTTATCCCGAAAGACGGGACGATTGAAAGCTTAGTAAATTTAAAGGCTGAAAAGCTAGCACAAAAAATAGTTTTAAGGACTAATCAAAATATGAAATTAGAGGACCAAGGAATTGGGGATGAAAAATTAAATAAAACCATAAAGGAACTTGCTGATGAAATAAAACGAGAGATGAAAAAATCATTATGGGATTAG
- a CDS encoding mobile mystery protein B — protein sequence MGLEFDYKDGQTPLDEEEKEGLKIKSITTQGELDEFEQLNIEKAVEWTIHTKFKLEKILTEKFLRDLHKRMYGDVWKWAGDYRKTKKNIGILWTQIGIELKNLLADTKYWVENKTFPPEEIAIRFKHRIVSIHCFPNGNGRHSRMMADIIMESIFGNEIFSWHQSNMVKASKTRNQYIKALREADNGNFKQLIEFAKN from the coding sequence ATGGGATTAGAATTTGATTATAAAGATGGACAAACACCTTTAGACGAAGAAGAAAAGGAAGGCCTTAAAATAAAGTCTATAACTACTCAAGGAGAACTAGATGAATTTGAGCAATTGAATATTGAAAAAGCAGTCGAATGGACTATTCATACAAAATTCAAACTTGAAAAGATTTTAACTGAAAAGTTTTTAAGAGACTTGCACAAAAGAATGTATGGTGATGTATGGAAATGGGCAGGCGATTATAGAAAAACTAAAAAGAACATTGGAATTCTGTGGACGCAAATTGGAATTGAATTAAAAAATTTACTGGCCGACACTAAGTATTGGGTAGAAAACAAAACTTTTCCACCAGAAGAAATAGCTATAAGATTTAAACATCGCATAGTATCCATTCATTGCTTTCCAAATGGAAATGGAAGACACTCTAGAATGATGGCTGACATTATTATGGAATCAATATTTGGAAATGAAATATTTTCTTGGCATCAATCAAATATGGTTAAAGCTAGCAAAACAAGAAACCAATATATTAAAGCTCTGAGGGAAGCAGACAATGGCAATTTCAAACAGTTAATTGAATTTGCAAAAAACTAG
- a CDS encoding Fic family protein — MKTFKSGNRINQGTYKSFQPTKINKQWRIDDMEVLNLLSQADRQLGRLDMYSEYIPNIDLFISMHVLKEATQSNKIEGTKTNIEDALLDIEDVNDEKRDDWEEVQNYIEALNSAIKSLEKLPFSSRLIRETHRILLQGVRGKHKLPGEYRSSQNWIGGASINDASFIPPVHSSINEYMGDLENFAHNSESFFPDLLKIALIHYQFETIHPFLDGNGRVGRLMITLYLVEKGILKKPILYLSDFFERNRILYYDNLTKVREKDDLNQWFKFFLVGIIETTKSGIYTFDSILKLQKEVEVKLQTLGSRSHNAQLILNHLYQKPIIDAQKVKKLTNLSSPSVYKLIDKLEKLEILTEITGAKRGKIYLFREYTKLFN, encoded by the coding sequence ATGAAAACATTCAAATCTGGAAATCGCATAAATCAAGGAACTTACAAAAGCTTCCAACCCACCAAGATAAATAAACAGTGGAGAATTGATGACATGGAAGTCTTAAACCTTTTAAGTCAAGCTGACAGGCAACTCGGTAGACTCGATATGTATTCTGAGTATATTCCAAATATTGATCTATTTATAAGTATGCACGTCTTAAAAGAAGCAACGCAGTCAAATAAAATAGAAGGAACAAAAACAAACATTGAAGATGCTTTATTAGACATAGAGGATGTAAATGATGAAAAAAGAGATGATTGGGAAGAGGTGCAGAATTATATAGAAGCTTTAAATTCTGCTATAAAAAGTTTAGAAAAATTACCCTTTTCATCACGATTGATTAGAGAAACTCATAGAATACTTCTACAAGGGGTTAGAGGAAAGCACAAACTTCCTGGAGAGTATAGAAGTAGTCAAAATTGGATAGGAGGAGCAAGTATTAATGACGCTAGCTTTATTCCTCCCGTTCACTCAAGCATAAATGAGTATATGGGAGATTTAGAAAATTTCGCACATAATTCTGAATCATTTTTTCCTGACTTACTTAAAATAGCATTAATACATTATCAATTTGAAACAATCCATCCATTTTTAGATGGAAATGGAAGAGTTGGACGGTTAATGATTACGCTATATTTAGTAGAAAAAGGAATACTAAAAAAACCTATTTTATATCTTTCAGACTTTTTTGAAAGAAATAGAATTTTATATTACGATAATCTTACAAAAGTTAGAGAAAAGGATGATTTAAATCAATGGTTTAAATTTTTCTTAGTTGGAATTATAGAGACTACTAAAAGTGGTATCTATACTTTTGACAGCATTTTAAAATTACAAAAAGAAGTTGAAGTTAAACTACAAACACTAGGTAGCAGATCCCATAACGCTCAACTAATATTAAATCATCTATACCAAAAACCAATTATAGATGCTCAAAAAGTAAAGAAATTAACAAATCTTTCCTCACCATCAGTTTACAAATTGATAGATAAACTAGAGAAGCTTGAAATATTAACTGAAATAACAGGAGCAAAAAGAGGGAAAATTTATTTATTTAGAGAATATACCAAACTATTCAACTAA
- a CDS encoding Crp/Fnr family transcriptional regulator, giving the protein MYLPLPPKMLSTIIQKITEAYSNLSDETIATWKKDIKILELKKGTQLVKEGQLTNKLYFIYTGSAKAYHLKDGKLITDWFAFDNQFICAITGYFLRAPSEHCIELTEDSTVLEFEREKLTELSNTYHDFERLTRKVITKIMLQLQQRVVYLQFATAQERYEFLLKTYPKIEQQISLGDIASYIGITQETLSRLRAKK; this is encoded by the coding sequence GTGTATCTACCCCTCCCTCCAAAAATGCTAAGCACCATCATCCAAAAAATCACAGAAGCCTATTCCAATTTATCGGATGAGACCATTGCTACCTGGAAGAAAGACATAAAAATCTTAGAACTTAAAAAGGGAACTCAGTTGGTCAAAGAAGGCCAGCTAACCAACAAACTTTATTTTATCTACACTGGAAGCGCAAAAGCCTATCACCTAAAAGACGGGAAGCTCATTACAGATTGGTTTGCCTTTGACAATCAGTTTATCTGTGCAATTACTGGTTATTTTTTAAGAGCACCCAGTGAGCATTGTATTGAGCTAACAGAAGACAGTACAGTCTTAGAGTTTGAACGCGAAAAACTTACCGAGCTCTCAAACACCTACCATGATTTTGAAAGACTTACCAGAAAAGTCATCACAAAAATAATGCTTCAGCTTCAGCAGCGAGTTGTCTATTTACAATTTGCAACGGCACAAGAACGCTATGAGTTTTTATTAAAAACATACCCTAAAATAGAGCAGCAAATTTCCTTAGGAGATATTGCTTCTTATATTGGCATTACCCAAGAAACCTTAAGTCGATTACGAGCAAAGAAATAG
- the msrB gene encoding peptide-methionine (R)-S-oxide reductase MsrB translates to MLDWNKVMHYAVKGNPAPTQRIEKSEEEWRELLTDEEFRITRLKGTERAFTGEHCTSYTSGVYQCTCCKTPLFDSSIKFDSSSGWPSFTQPITENAVKYTKDTSHGMIRVEILCNSCDAHLGHIFPDGPAPSGLRFCVNSLSIQLEDNHE, encoded by the coding sequence ATGTTAGATTGGAACAAAGTGATGCATTACGCCGTAAAAGGCAACCCAGCACCTACGCAGCGGATTGAAAAATCTGAAGAAGAATGGCGTGAACTTTTAACGGACGAAGAATTTCGGATTACACGACTAAAAGGTACAGAAAGAGCCTTTACCGGAGAACATTGCACCAGCTATACCAGTGGGGTGTATCAGTGTACCTGTTGCAAGACACCACTCTTTGACAGCAGCATTAAATTTGACTCTAGCTCTGGATGGCCTAGCTTTACGCAGCCTATTACAGAAAATGCTGTAAAGTATACCAAAGATACTAGTCATGGAATGATTAGAGTAGAGATTTTATGCAATAGCTGTGATGCACATTTAGGGCATATTTTCCCGGATGGACCTGCCCCTAGCGGGCTTCGCTTTTGTGTAAACTCATTATCCATACAATTAGAAGACAATCATGAATAA
- the msrA gene encoding peptide-methionine (S)-S-oxide reductase MsrA, whose product MNKTQTATFGGGCFWCTEAVFQEVKGVLNVVSGYSGGTVPGRPTYREICSGLTGHAEVVQITFDSTVVSFETLVLIFMTTHNPTTLNQQGADRGTQYRSVIFYEDEQQAEIAKNMLLQVAPYYSDAIVTEVSPLKEFFEAEQEHQDFYIENQEAQYCTYVINPKLAKLRQLHADKLKK is encoded by the coding sequence ATGAATAAGACACAGACAGCTACTTTTGGCGGCGGATGTTTTTGGTGTACTGAGGCCGTTTTTCAAGAGGTAAAAGGCGTACTAAATGTGGTTTCTGGCTACAGTGGAGGTACCGTACCGGGCAGACCTACTTACAGGGAAATCTGCTCTGGACTTACTGGGCATGCCGAGGTGGTTCAGATAACTTTTGATTCGACTGTGGTTTCTTTTGAAACCTTGGTTTTAATTTTTATGACCACACACAACCCCACCACCTTAAACCAACAAGGCGCAGATAGAGGCACTCAATACCGATCAGTTATTTTTTATGAGGATGAGCAGCAGGCTGAAATTGCAAAAAACATGCTTTTGCAAGTAGCACCGTATTACTCGGATGCTATTGTCACCGAGGTTTCACCCCTAAAAGAGTTTTTTGAAGCAGAGCAAGAGCATCAAGATTTTTATATAGAGAATCAAGAAGCGCAGTATTGTACCTATGTAATCAACCCGAAGTTGGCAAAACTAAGACAGTTGCACGCAGACAAATTAAAAAAATAA
- a CDS encoding glycosyltransferase produces MKKIVISVTNDLATDQRVHRACLSLQELNYEVLLIGQKSAKSSQLKRSYACKHFELVFKKGFFFYAEYNTRLFFYLLFNKADVLLANDLDTLLPNFLVSKLRKSQLVYDSHELFTEVPELIDKPAVKKFWLYLEKYTLPRVQHCYTVAPTIAAHYNNLYKTDFKVIRNLPLTHKKKDTTIKIEANGRKILLYQGSLNIGRGLGLLIETMSLLDNHLLVIAGTGDVELQLKELTRLCKLEDKVLFLGRLSPEELKNITSQAQLGFSLEDDLGLNYRYALPNKIFDYIQAEVPVLISNLPEMSALMQQYQFGEILQERTPTQLAKQIKVVLENDYSIALNKAKKDLVWENEKQHFIAIFENLDR; encoded by the coding sequence TTGAAAAAAATTGTCATTTCTGTCACCAATGATCTCGCCACAGACCAACGAGTTCACCGAGCTTGTTTAAGCCTGCAAGAGCTTAATTACGAGGTGCTTTTAATTGGACAAAAATCAGCAAAAAGCTCTCAACTTAAAAGAAGCTATGCGTGCAAGCATTTTGAATTGGTTTTTAAAAAAGGCTTTTTCTTTTATGCAGAATACAACACCCGCCTTTTCTTCTATTTACTCTTTAACAAAGCAGATGTTTTGTTGGCCAATGATCTTGACACCCTATTGCCAAATTTTTTGGTAAGCAAGCTCAGAAAAAGTCAATTGGTGTATGACAGTCATGAATTGTTTACAGAAGTACCAGAACTCATTGACAAACCTGCTGTTAAAAAATTCTGGTTGTATTTAGAGAAATACACGCTACCCAGAGTGCAACATTGTTATACGGTTGCCCCGACCATTGCAGCGCATTACAACAACCTGTACAAGACTGATTTTAAAGTGATCCGCAACCTGCCGTTAACGCATAAAAAAAAGGATACGACTATAAAAATTGAGGCCAATGGACGCAAAATATTGCTTTATCAGGGTTCTTTAAATATTGGACGTGGTTTGGGTTTACTCATAGAAACCATGAGCTTGTTAGACAATCATTTGTTAGTGATTGCCGGCACTGGTGATGTAGAACTGCAATTAAAAGAACTAACACGCCTCTGTAAACTAGAAGACAAGGTTCTATTTTTGGGCAGGTTATCGCCAGAAGAATTAAAAAATATTACAAGCCAAGCCCAATTGGGTTTTAGCCTAGAAGATGATTTAGGGCTTAATTATCGCTATGCCTTGCCCAATAAAATCTTTGATTATATCCAGGCAGAAGTTCCAGTACTGATTTCTAATTTACCAGAGATGAGCGCTTTGATGCAGCAGTATCAGTTTGGAGAAATCCTTCAAGAAAGAACGCCTACACAATTGGCAAAGCAGATTAAAGTTGTCTTAGAGAACGATTATAGTATCGCTTTAAACAAGGCAAAAAAAGACTTGGTCTGGGAAAACGAAAAACAGCATTTTATTGCTATTTTTGAAAATCTTGACCGCTAA
- a CDS encoding glycosyltransferase family 1 protein yields MTAKLHIVSFEIPFPANYGGVIDVFYKLKALHTEGVEIYLHCFTADREKASTLEKYCKEVYYYQRKSLVMSLFSSLPVLVKSRSNVLLIKRLQETDAPILFEGLHTSYPLSQVNFNQKTFIRAHNIEHDYYRGLAASETSLWKKIFFQSEAKKLDRYEAICNKATGICTISPFEQDYFSKKFGTKAQYIPVFHEATNLRHTEPKGQTVAYHGDLRLSDNIKAANFIVDCYADSPYKLVIGGNSLPAKMQKRIDGLANVTFVNISDPKVLDNLFNEAQVHVLITYQKTGIKLKLLNSLHKGRYIIANSPMIEDTGLENNCQLANTKEEFLAATKRVMDLNFSEENRKERMEALSSFDPQNSAKKLVELIFK; encoded by the coding sequence TTGACCGCTAAACTACATATCGTTTCTTTTGAAATCCCATTCCCAGCAAATTACGGTGGGGTGATTGATGTATTTTACAAGTTAAAAGCATTGCATACAGAAGGTGTTGAAATTTATTTGCATTGTTTTACGGCTGATCGAGAAAAAGCAAGCACCCTAGAGAAATACTGCAAGGAGGTTTATTATTATCAGCGAAAATCTTTAGTAATGAGCTTATTTTCTTCGTTGCCAGTATTGGTAAAAAGCAGATCAAATGTCTTACTAATCAAAAGACTTCAAGAAACCGATGCACCCATTTTATTTGAAGGATTACACACCAGTTATCCACTTAGCCAGGTAAATTTTAATCAAAAAACCTTTATTAGAGCTCACAATATAGAGCATGATTATTACCGAGGTTTGGCGGCTAGTGAAACTTCTTTATGGAAAAAGATTTTCTTTCAGTCCGAAGCAAAAAAACTAGATCGCTATGAGGCCATTTGTAACAAAGCAACGGGCATTTGCACAATTTCTCCTTTTGAACAGGATTATTTTTCTAAAAAATTTGGCACTAAAGCACAATACATTCCTGTTTTTCATGAGGCTACTAACCTTAGACACACAGAACCAAAAGGACAAACCGTTGCCTACCATGGCGACTTGCGCCTTTCTGACAATATTAAGGCGGCAAACTTTATTGTTGACTGCTATGCAGACAGCCCATACAAACTTGTGATTGGCGGGAACTCACTCCCTGCTAAAATGCAAAAAAGAATCGACGGCTTAGCCAATGTAACTTTTGTTAATATTTCTGACCCAAAAGTACTTGACAACTTGTTTAATGAGGCTCAGGTTCACGTTTTAATAACCTATCAAAAAACAGGCATTAAGCTAAAGCTCTTAAACAGTTTGCACAAGGGACGATACATTATAGCCAACAGTCCAATGATAGAAGATACAGGATTAGAAAACAACTGTCAATTAGCCAATACAAAAGAGGAGTTTTTGGCTGCAACAAAAAGAGTAATGGATCTTAACTTTTCTGAAGAAAACAGAAAAGAACGCATGGAAGCACTGAGCTCTTTTGATCCTCAAAACTCAGCTAAGAAGTTGGTAGAACTAATTTTTAAATAA
- a CDS encoding cell division ATP-binding protein FtsE yields the protein MKEAILHLEKADIYQRDSLVLSQVNLRLNKGDFYYLIGKTGSGKSSLMKTLYGDLLLRKGKGSIVDFDLPTLKEKDIPFLRRKIGIVFQDFKLLNDRTIYDNLIFVLKATGWKDSGKMKTKIYEVLEKVGMKEKYYKKPFELSGGEQQRVAIARALLNDPELILADEPTGNLDPKTSLEVMELLNEIHQSGKTILMATHDYALIVKFKQKTIKCEGGEVFEVVQQAVI from the coding sequence ATGAAAGAGGCAATTTTACATTTAGAGAAAGCAGATATCTACCAAAGAGACAGTTTGGTCCTGTCTCAAGTAAACCTACGTTTAAATAAAGGTGATTTTTATTACTTGATAGGAAAAACAGGGAGTGGTAAGAGCAGCTTGATGAAAACCCTCTATGGTGATCTTTTACTCAGAAAAGGCAAGGGAAGTATTGTTGATTTTGATCTTCCTACACTTAAAGAAAAGGACATTCCTTTTTTGAGAAGAAAGATTGGGATTGTATTTCAAGATTTTAAACTGCTTAACGATAGAACCATTTATGACAATCTAATCTTTGTCTTAAAAGCTACAGGTTGGAAGGATTCAGGTAAAATGAAGACCAAGATTTACGAGGTTTTAGAAAAGGTAGGGATGAAAGAGAAGTACTACAAAAAGCCTTTTGAATTGTCTGGTGGCGAGCAGCAAAGAGTTGCCATTGCAAGAGCCTTACTCAACGATCCAGAACTAATTTTAGCAGATGAGCCAACCGGAAACTTAGACCCTAAAACCTCTTTAGAGGTGATGGAGTTGTTAAATGAGATTCACCAAAGTGGTAAAACCATTTTGATGGCTACCCATGATTACGCATTGATCGTAAAGTTTAAACAAAAAACCATTAAGTGTGAAGGTGGTGAGGTGTTTGAAGTAGTTCAGCAAGCCGTTATTTAA
- a CDS encoding tetratricopeptide repeat protein has translation MMTHIFRKQILVLAFFLSTFLAGAQQSEYNVGPESAFIKANKLYTEKAYAAAQNRFKSLSKQDNAPQEIKENSAYFAAICALELNQEDAEKQVLNFVQNYPQSAKKDLALLDLGNSHFNENELKEALDWYQKIKASKLSKEKQDELTFNRSYALMMTDELEDSKNGFSTLLSHPSYGKEASYYFGFIAYKQKDYTTAEVYLSEASKEQSYEGEASYYLLDISFKNAQFEKSVSLGKALLNKATEKDVSEVSKIVGESYFNLKRYKDAIPYLTAYKGKSGKWNNTDFYQLGYAYYQQKDYQNAVKNFTKIISSTDAVSQNAYYHLGECYLYLNQKSEALNAFKNASEMSFDAKIKEDAFLNYAKLSYEQGNPYKSVALVLQDFLAAYPQSPYYKEINTLVVTSYIYQQDYQGALDYMAKKRTMENIVLSKDVSFYRGVQLFNENKLKQAYSYFSTATSSTDLAIKAAAKYWKAETDYQLGNYKDALEGYISFKSDRNAKTLDEFAKVNYSIAYGYFKLKNYAKAISFFQEFLKTTNKSNALYDDANIRLGDCYFVTKNYQNAINAYQTVIQKKGVGADYAQYQKGMSFGFIGQNNTKITNLLAVASQYSSSNLQDDALFQTASTYALLKNNQKAHQTYNRLIKEHPKSSYIASALLRQGLLFYNDNQPDAALEKYKSIVKIYPATSEAKQAVSNARNVYVDLGQVDAYAAWVKNISFVNVTNADLDNTTYEAAENKFVANDNAKAIEGFEKYISSFPEGLHALQAHFYLAQSLLNTDNPEKASTHYQYVISKNQSEFSEEALNKLAQIYLENENWSAAMPLLSRLEQEANYAQNILFAQSNLMKGYYQDDQFKKATDYAEKVLQNDKLASNVEFDAKIIIARVAFKTDDLTTAENYYKEVEAKANGELKAEALYYSAYFKNTKKDYAGSNSIVQQLIADYSSYKYWGVKSYVIMAKNYYALKDAYQATYILENIIKNFSQYDDVIVEAQKELDRIKALEAKTNDSVNPKN, from the coding sequence ATGATGACTCACATTTTTAGAAAACAGATACTGGTACTAGCTTTCTTTCTTTCTACTTTCTTAGCTGGAGCACAACAATCAGAATACAATGTCGGCCCAGAAAGCGCTTTTATCAAGGCAAACAAACTCTATACAGAAAAAGCCTATGCCGCTGCTCAGAATCGCTTTAAAAGCTTAAGCAAGCAAGACAATGCGCCCCAAGAAATTAAAGAAAACTCGGCCTATTTTGCTGCCATTTGCGCACTTGAACTCAATCAGGAAGATGCAGAAAAACAAGTGCTGAATTTTGTACAAAACTACCCACAAAGTGCTAAAAAAGATTTGGCTTTATTAGACTTAGGGAACAGTCATTTTAATGAAAATGAGTTAAAAGAGGCTCTAGATTGGTATCAAAAAATTAAAGCGAGTAAGCTATCCAAAGAAAAACAAGACGAGTTAACTTTTAACCGTTCTTATGCTTTGATGATGACAGATGAACTAGAAGATTCTAAAAATGGATTCTCTACCCTACTTAGCCACCCTAGCTATGGAAAAGAAGCTAGCTATTATTTTGGATTTATTGCCTACAAGCAAAAAGACTATACCACTGCCGAAGTTTATTTGTCTGAAGCCTCTAAAGAGCAATCGTATGAAGGCGAAGCTTCTTATTACCTTTTAGACATTAGCTTTAAAAATGCACAGTTTGAAAAAAGTGTTTCATTAGGAAAAGCGCTATTAAATAAAGCCACTGAAAAAGATGTTTCTGAGGTTTCTAAAATTGTTGGTGAGAGTTATTTTAACCTAAAAAGATACAAGGATGCCATTCCTTACCTAACTGCCTACAAAGGAAAGTCTGGAAAATGGAACAATACTGATTTTTACCAATTAGGTTATGCCTATTATCAGCAAAAAGACTATCAGAATGCGGTAAAAAACTTTACTAAAATTATTAGTAGTACCGATGCAGTTTCGCAAAATGCATACTACCATCTTGGGGAATGTTACCTCTACTTAAATCAGAAATCTGAGGCTTTAAATGCATTTAAAAATGCAAGCGAAATGAGCTTTGATGCTAAAATTAAGGAGGATGCTTTTTTAAACTATGCAAAACTGAGTTATGAACAAGGAAACCCCTACAAGAGTGTTGCCTTGGTTTTACAAGATTTTTTAGCGGCCTATCCGCAATCTCCATACTACAAAGAAATTAACACCTTAGTTGTTACCTCTTATATCTACCAACAAGACTATCAAGGAGCCTTGGACTATATGGCAAAGAAGAGAACCATGGAAAACATTGTGCTTAGCAAGGATGTTTCGTTTTATAGAGGTGTACAGCTTTTTAATGAAAACAAACTAAAACAAGCCTATAGTTACTTTAGTACGGCAACCAGCTCTACTGATCTTGCCATTAAAGCAGCTGCAAAGTACTGGAAGGCAGAAACAGATTATCAATTAGGGAATTATAAAGATGCCCTAGAAGGTTATATCAGTTTTAAATCTGATAGAAATGCAAAAACACTAGATGAGTTTGCCAAGGTTAATTACAGTATCGCCTATGGTTATTTTAAATTAAAAAACTATGCAAAAGCCATCTCGTTTTTCCAAGAGTTTTTAAAGACCACAAACAAAAGCAATGCCTTGTATGACGATGCCAATATTCGCTTAGGAGATTGTTATTTCGTTACAAAAAACTACCAAAATGCGATCAATGCGTATCAAACTGTCATTCAGAAGAAAGGTGTTGGAGCAGATTACGCACAGTATCAAAAAGGAATGAGTTTTGGATTTATCGGTCAAAATAATACTAAAATCACCAATTTATTAGCCGTTGCTTCTCAGTATTCAAGTTCTAATTTACAGGATGATGCATTGTTCCAAACTGCAAGTACGTACGCCCTTTTAAAGAACAATCAAAAAGCACATCAGACTTATAATCGTCTAATCAAAGAGCATCCAAAAAGCTCTTATATTGCCAGTGCACTTTTACGTCAAGGATTGTTGTTTTACAATGACAACCAACCAGATGCTGCCCTAGAAAAATACAAGAGTATTGTAAAGATCTATCCTGCAACCAGTGAAGCCAAACAAGCGGTTAGCAATGCAAGAAATGTCTATGTAGACTTAGGACAGGTTGATGCCTATGCTGCTTGGGTTAAAAACATCAGTTTTGTTAACGTAACCAATGCAGACTTAGACAATACCACCTATGAAGCTGCAGAAAACAAATTTGTTGCCAATGACAATGCAAAAGCCATTGAAGGTTTTGAAAAATACATCTCGAGTTTCCCTGAAGGCTTGCATGCCTTACAAGCGCATTTTTACCTTGCTCAATCATTGCTAAACACAGACAATCCAGAAAAAGCAAGTACACATTACCAATATGTTATTTCTAAAAACCAGAGTGAGTTTAGTGAAGAAGCTCTTAACAAATTAGCTCAAATTTATTTAGAAAATGAAAATTGGTCAGCAGCCATGCCATTGCTTTCTCGTTTAGAACAGGAAGCCAATTATGCTCAAAATATTTTGTTTGCTCAAAGTAATTTGATGAAAGGCTATTATCAAGATGATCAATTTAAAAAGGCAACTGACTATGCAGAAAAGGTGCTTCAGAATGACAAGCTAGCTAGCAATGTAGAGTTTGATGCAAAAATCATCATCGCTCGTGTGGCTTTTAAAACTGATGACCTAACAACTGCAGAAAACTACTACAAAGAAGTAGAGGCTAAAGCCAATGGAGAGTTAAAAGCTGAGGCGCTTTATTACAGTGCTTATTTTAAAAACACCAAGAAAGATTACGCAGGTTCTAACAGCATAGTTCAGCAATTGATTGCCGACTACTCTTCTTATAAATATTGGGGTGTAAAAAGTTATGTGATCATGGCTAAAAATTACTATGCCTTAAAAGACGCCTACCAGGCGACCTATATTTTAGAGAACATTATCAAAAACTTTTCACAGTATGATGATGTAATTGTAGAAGCTCAAAAAGAACTAGATAGAATCAAGGCTTTAGAGGCTAAAACCAATGATTCTGTTAATCCAAAAAATTAA